The genome window CTGGTCGCCACGGCCCGGCAATTCATGGCCGCCTGAGCGGCGCCCGCTCAAGAACGCGAGAAGGAGACTATCATGAGCAAACGGGTCATCACGTTCGGCGAGATGATGCTGCGCCTGGGCTCGCCGGGCCACGAGCGGCTGTTCCAGTCGCCGACGCTGACCGCCACCTTCGGCGGCAGCGAGGGCAACGCCGCCGTGGCGCTGGCCAACTACGGGCTCAACTCGGCCTTCGTGTCGGTGTTCCCGAAGAACGAGATCGCCGACGCCTGCGTCGCCGAGATGCGCCGCTTCGGGGTCGACACCTCGCTGATCGCCCGCGGCCCCGGCCGCATGGGCATCTACTTCACCGAGGTCGGTTCCAACCAGCGCGGCTCGACCGTGGTCTACGACCGCGACAACTCGGCCATCGCCAATGCCGGCCCCGGCGCCATCGACTGGAAGAAGGTCTTCAACGGCGCCGACTGGCTGCACGTCAGCGGCATCACCCCGGCCTTGACCGAAAGCGCCGCGGCGCTGACCGTGGAGTGCGTGCGTGAGGCCAAGGCCGCCGGCGTCACCGTGTCGTGCGACTTCAACTATCGCGGCAAGCTGTGGAAGTGGGGCAAGAAGCCGGTGGAGGTCATGCGCGAGGTGGTGAAGTACACCGACGTCGCCATCGCCAACGAGGAGGACTGCCAGAAGTGCCTGGACGTCACCATCGACGTCGACGTCACCACCGGCAAGCTCGACGTCAAGAAGTACGAGGCGCTGACCGCCAAGATGCTGGACACCTTCCCGCACCTGACCCACTGCGCGGTCAGCCTGCGCGAGAGCAAGAGCGCCGATCACAACGGCTGGGGCGGCTGCGTTCGGGACAAGGACGGCTTCAAGCTGTCGCGGCGCTACGAGATCACCGACATCGTCGATCGCGTCGGCGGCGGCGATTCGTTCGCCTCCGGCCTGATCTGCGGGCTTTTGACCTATGGCTACGGGCAGGCCCAGAAGGCGCTGGAATTCGCGGTGGCGGCCAGCGCGCTCAAGCACACCATCCCGGGCGACTTCAACCGCGTCAGCGTGGCCGAGGTCGAGAAACTGGCCGGCGGCGACGCCTCCGGACGCGT of Shumkonia mesophila contains these proteins:
- a CDS encoding sugar kinase → MSKRVITFGEMMLRLGSPGHERLFQSPTLTATFGGSEGNAAVALANYGLNSAFVSVFPKNEIADACVAEMRRFGVDTSLIARGPGRMGIYFTEVGSNQRGSTVVYDRDNSAIANAGPGAIDWKKVFNGADWLHVSGITPALTESAAALTVECVREAKAAGVTVSCDFNYRGKLWKWGKKPVEVMREVVKYTDVAIANEEDCQKCLDVTIDVDVTTGKLDVKKYEALTAKMLDTFPHLTHCAVSLRESKSADHNGWGGCVRDKDGFKLSRRYEITDIVDRVGGGDSFASGLICGLLTYGYGQAQKALEFAVAASALKHTIPGDFNRVSVAEVEKLAGGDASGRV